In Plasmodium vinckei vinckei genome assembly, chromosome: PVVCY_13, a single genomic region encodes these proteins:
- a CDS encoding fam-a protein, whose translation MNKGYIKIALALLSVAGYMQNIAFAIEPVSTTNSSNEENSQHINLRFRQQGSSNSEEARQAADVMAEALNVAKEHAEHTDDYKFYYAENGASIHFKQLNNTDIGKLEFTIPNANNYDDIVKMLWDQNVKQIFDDIFIGETISQKYDENLMLLQQRYIVNLWSVYYNALATKVELSEDETAILVVSSDMNDHNPVKNINYVNPIVSSANSFNPDVNSDRSIRMGYLHTIYLNLVAIFIKKEANGVKITQLTSIEHACTPDSHNPRETLMDMTASAMINTTKIGDIIKKE comes from the exons atgaataaaggGTACATTAAGATTGCTTTGGCACTTTTAAGTGTCGCAGGatatatgcaaaatatAGCATTTGCAATAGAGCCTGTTTCAACCACTAATTC TtcaaatgaagaaaatagccaacatataaatttaagaTTTAGACAACAAGGATCTTCCAACTCTGAAGAAGCTAGGCAAGCAGCAGATGTTATGGCCGAAGCTTTAAATGTTGCAAAAGAGCATGCCGAACATACAGATGATTACAAGTTCTATTATGCGGAAAATGGAGCAAGTATACATTTTAAgcaattaaataatactgATATTGGAAAGCTTGAATTTACAATTCCCAACGCCAATAAT TATGATGACATAGTAAAGATGTTATGGGATCAAAATGTCAAACAAATATTCGATGATATCTTCATTGGAg aaacCATTTCTCAAAAATACgatgaaaatttaatgCTTCTACAACAGCGTTACATAGTCAATTTATGGAgtgtatattataatgcATTAGCCACCAAAGTTGAA cTATCAGAAGACGAAACTGCAATACTCGTAGTTTCATCAGATATGAATGATCATAATCCAGTAAAGAATATCAATTATGTAAATCCTATCGTATCAAGTGCAAACTCATTCAACCCTGATGTTAATTCTGATAGAAGCATTAGAATGGGATATTTACACACAATATATCTTAACTTAGTGgcaattttcattaaaaaggAAGCCAATGGCGTTAAAATTACCCAGCTCACCTCT ATTGAGCATGCTTGTACTCCCGATAGCCATAACCCAAGAGAAACTCTTATGGATATGACAGCTTCGGCAATGATAAATACTACCAAAATAGGagatattattaaaaaagaataa
- a CDS encoding fam-a protein — translation MNKFYIQIVLFFLSVSVYLNNKALATEPAPEENTETKPPKRYLTPEEIFAKNKHLLCTNRNEIINAANLMSEAAAHLENHATSKNGYDICKWTRNFNITLSTKKDEGNIIIQKTHFKYYNVDKYKKIINMLWDPNSEHFLDKTSSKRKIARVYNPNLVMIQQRYKSWSEGRDKYFYALAANIEISPYETIIVISSPNVNDGYPSDKEYKNKIVENANLFKLDINSEDDIKNGEIKKTNVNIAGYFIRKICNFIDIIYIESIDGHNIRSRKENIKKTLNNIYSL, via the exons atgaataaattttatattcaaattgttttattttttttaagtgtCTCAGTATATCTGAATAATAAAGCCCTTGCAACTGAGCCTGCACCAGAAGAAAATACAGAAACCAAACCCCCAAAACGTTATCTTAc CCCCGAAGAAATATTTGCAAAAAACAAACACCTATTATGTACCAATCGTAACGAAATTATAAATGCGGCCAATCTTATGAGCGAAGCTGCAGCACATTTAGAGAATCATGCTACAAGTAAAAATGGTTATGACATATGTAAATGGACTcgaaattttaatattactctttctacaaaaaaagatgaaggaaatataattattcaaaaaactcattttaaatattataatgtcGATAAG tataagaaaataataaacatgtTATGGGATCCCAATAGTGAGCATTTTTTAGATAAAACTTCTTCtaaaa GAAAAATTGCCCGTGTGTACAATCCGAATTTAGTAATGATACAGCAACGTTACAAAAGTTGGTCTGAGGGCCgtgataaatatttttatgctttAGCTGCAAATATTGAA aTATCACCATATGAAACTATAATTGTCATATCTTCACCAAATGTAAATGATGGATATCCCTCCgataaagaatataaaaacaaaatcgTAGAAAACGCAAATTTATTCAAACTCGACATTAATTCTGAAgatgatattaaaaatggagAAATAAAGAAGACGAATGTTAACATAGCTGGATACTTCATTCGaaaaatatgcaatttTATTGATATCATCTATATTGAATCT aTTGATGGGCATAACATCCGTTCTcgaaaagaaaatattaaaaaaactttaaataatatttattcattgtag
- a CDS encoding fam-a protein has product MNKFYIQNIFFLLSIFIYGNNKALASEWALRKKTTSEQLSSLYPTPEEIYEKNKHLLCTNQEETKQATELMNEALTHLEYHATDDNGYIKYQSPFKFTTDAHKKTHGDNTNILRIRLKLANLNSYNNAINKLWDPDTPKIFNKGFGKVARVYDPNLVIIQQRYEKDSKKPQKYFYALVKRAQISENVTIIVTVSANINDGHPSTKEYKNTIIENANLFKIDIDSENDIKKGKLEKVFVNMTGYLIEKKTDHIYVTYVGSIQGHSAV; this is encoded by the exons atgaataaattttatattcaaaatattttttttcttttaagtattttcatatatggGAATAATAAAGCCCTTGCATCTGAATGGGCtctaagaaaaaaaacaacatCTGAACAATTATCATCTCTATATCCTAC TCCAgaagaaatatatgaaaaaaacaagcATCTATTATGTACAAATCAGGAAGAAACAAAGCAAGCGACCGAACTTATGAACGAAGCTTTAACACATTTAGAATATCATGCTACAGATGATAATggttatattaaatatcaATCACCATTTAAATTTACTACGGATgcacataaaaaaacacatGGAGACAATACAAATATTCTAAGAATACGTTTAAAATTAGCTAACCTCAATTCG TATAATAATGCAATAAACAAGTTATGGGATCCCGATACTCCcaaaattttcaataaaGGCTTTGGTAAAG ttgCCCGTGTGTACGATCCAAATTTAGTAATAATACAGCAACGCTACGAAAAAGATTCTAAAAAACCtcagaaatatttttatgctttAGTCAAAAGAGCTCAG aTATCAGAAAACGTAACTATAATTGTCACGGTTTCagcaaatataaatgatggACATCCTTCCActaaagaatataaaaacacaataatagaaaatgcaaatttattcaaaattGACATTGATTctgaaaatgatattaaaaaaggaaaattagaaaaagtATTTGTTAACATGACTGGATATCtcattgaaaaaaaaaccgatcatatttatgttaCCTATGTCGGATCT aTTCAGGGACATTCTGCCGTTtaa
- a CDS encoding fam-b protein, whose product MNKVKMKLGILKFVFFSIIICSFEYAKNELYYVNETSIYLERNLIYFGNNRILTDADNQLDLNYFYESIVSLADQHNNINVDNKDITNIQNLINSHINKCKESNTLPNLNNVDEKTKKEIRKLQKELKKVRKEVDNIRNDKLAIQPIQDKRIIIKCENVSIPNYEGLNGLEYLRSITSNEPNEDNTTVDDILESKREQERRLIGLIIRGGVSILLAFMLLAPVSLQIAAAIISALLTAETFVRCYQYVKLSFKIAKMSRKEQKKR is encoded by the exons atgaataaaGTTAAAATGAAGCTCGggattttaaaatttgtttttttttcaattattatttgttcttTTGAATATGCCAAAAAT GAATTATACTATGTAAATGAGACAAGCATATACCTTGAAAggaatttaatatattttggaaATAATAGGATATTAACAGATGCAGACAACCAGCTcgatttaaattatttttatgaatcaATCGTGAGCCTTGCAGATCAACATAATAACATTAATGTTGATAACAAGGATATAacaaatattcaaaatctTATAAATtcacatataaataagtgTAAAGAAAGTAATACATTAcccaatttaaataatgtagATGAGAAAACGAAAAAGGAAATTCGTAAACTtcaaaaagaattaaaaaaagtaagaAAAGAGGTTGATAACATAAGGAATGATAAATTAGCAATACAACCAATACAAgataaaagaataataataaagtgTGAAAATGTTTCTATACCAAATTATGAAGGCCTTAACGGACTCGAATATCTAAGAAGTATCACATCGAATGAACCGAATGAGGACAACACAACTGTTGATGATATATTAGAAAGTAAACGAGAGCAAGAAAGAAGGCTCATAGGATTAATTATAAGGGGAGGGGTGTCTATTTTACTTGCTTTTATGTTACTAGCACCAGTAAGTTTGCAAATAGCAGCTGCTATTATAAGTGCACTGCTTACAGCTGAAACATTTGTTAGATGCTATCAATACGTTAAACTAAGCTTTAAAATAGCTAAAATGTCAAgaaaagaacaaaaaaaaagataa
- a CDS encoding lysophospholipase, putative, producing MEEIELSNDELRNKTCKLDGDPKIGWLCNKNGLLLKTYGWLVKNAIGIVLLIHGLKAHTRLTFMRINLKMSNNNGDVVLDNNNYYIYKNSWIEKFNQVGYSVYALDFQGHGESQSLGNIRGDFQYYDDLVDDVLQYMNQIQDEISNDNQTNNDISNDDKTRDECHDIVPTNKKRLPMYIMGHSMGGTIALRILQLLKKKQDKIKARDSNSYKNGNIMLNDSTNVNEIGNDKCGMHKYNDYDSDNSCASTSATTNAIVDDKDEGCYNYLDKFNIKGCISLSGMMRVKTPLGSGNKLFKYFYLPIANFLSRVAPNTLVSRETHYKRSEYVANICKHDKFRNNNGVRFKCFAELMKATITLRCDIKYMPKNIPLLFVHSKDDSICCYKGSVSFHNKVNVKKKKLLIVNGMNHAITAEAGNEDILNEIVNWISYVRSNVEDKKEDGK from the coding sequence ATGGAAGAAATTGAATTGAGTAATGATGaattaagaaataaaacatgTAAATTAGATGGAGATCCTAAGATCGGTTGGTTATGTAACAAAAATGGCTtacttttaaaaacatatggATGGCTAGTTAAAAATGCTATAGGAATTGTGTTGTTAATACATGGATTAAAAGCTCATACTCGATTAACTTTTATGagaataaatttaaaaatgtcaaATAACAATGGAGACGTAGTACTAGACAACAATAattactatatttataaaaatagttggattgaaaaatttaatcAAGTTGGTTATTCAGTATATGCATTAGATTTCCAAGGGCATGGCGAATCGCAATCATTGGGAAATATAAGAGGCGATTTTCAGTATTATGATGATTTAGTTGATGATGTATTACAATATATGAATCAAATTCAAGATGAAATTTCAAATGATAATCAAACGAATAATGATATCTCAAATGATGATAAAACGCGTGATGAATGTCATGATATAGTACCAACTAACAAAAAAAGGCTTCCTATGTATATTATGGGGCATTCGATGGGGGGAACTATTGCTTTAAGAATATTACAattattaaagaaaaaacaagATAAAATTAAGGCACGAGATTCAAATAGCTATAAAAATGGTAACATCATGTTAAACGATTCTACTAATGTAAATGAAATTGGAAATGATAAGTGTGGCATGCATAAGTATAATGATTATGATTCCGATAATTCCTGTGCTAGTACCTCTGCTACAACAAATGCTATTGTTGATGATAAAGATGAAGGatgttataattatttagataaatttaatattaaaggTTGTATATCTTTATCTGGTATGATGAGAGTAAAAACACCACTTGGTTCTGgaaacaaattatttaagtatttttatttacctaTAGCAAATTTTCTATCTCGTGTCGCGCCTAATACACTAGTTTCGAGAGAAACACATTATAAAAGGTCCGAATATGTTgctaatatatgtaaacaTGATAAATTtcgaaataataatggggTACGATTTAAATGCTTCGCTGAACTTATGAAAGCAACAATCACATTGCGTTGtgatattaaatatatgccaaaaaatattcctttattatttgtgcATTCAAAAGATGATAGTATTTGTTGTTATAAAGGGTCAGTTTCGTTTCACAATAAAGtaaatgttaaaaaaaaaaagttactTATTGTTAATGGTATGAATCATGCTATAACAGCAGAGGCAGGAAATGAAGATATTTTAAACGAAATTGTTAATTGGATTTCTTATGTAAGAAGCAATGTTGAAGACAAAAAAGAAgatggaaaataa
- a CDS encoding fam-b protein — MESRILKFVFFSIIICSFEYAKNELYYVNERSIYLERNIIYFRNNRILEYIDNQFDLYDFYESTLNLANQFSDYIDDDKEIL; from the exons ATGGAGTCCAggattttaaaatttgtttttttttcaattattatttgctCTTTTGAATATGCCAAAAAT GAATTATACTACGTAAACGAGAGAAGCATATACCTTGAAaggaatataatatattttagaaaTAATAGGATATTAGAATATATAGACAATCAATTTGATTTATACGATTTTTATGAGTCAACTTTGAATCTTGCAAATCAATTCAGTGACTACATTGATGatgataaagaaatattatag